Genomic DNA from Clostridium sp. BJN0013:
TTTCAATATTAGGTATTAAAGATATATTCTCAGCTACAGTCATATGCGGAAAAAGACCTGTCTGTTGTATTACATAGCCTATATTTCTCCTAAGTTTGATGGTGTCCTCCTCTTCAATTTTATTTCTATTTATAAAAATTTCACCTGAACTTGGAGTTATCAATTTATTGATCATTTTTAAAGTAGTAGTTTTTCCACAACCGCTTGGACCGATAAAAGTTACTAATTCTCCTCTATCTATATTTAAACTTATATTGTTAATAATAGGTTTATTATTTATAGTTTTACTTACATTTTTAAATTCTATCAACATAATCCCTCCTTTTAAAAAACAGTAACAACTTTAATTTATCACAAAGTTGTCACTTTGTAAAGATTTCTGCCATTTATCCAACAATATTGCAAGACTTACACAAGTAAATAATAGTAAATAAATTGTTAAAGCCTATCCATATTTTAATATAATATAACAAATTTACTATAAAACTGAAGTTTATCTGGTTTTAAAGAATCTTTTTGCATTATATATTAAAATAAAAAATTTAAGGTTTTGAAAGTTTCAAATAATGCTATCATATTCAATTATTTCTTAAATCAAAAAATTTAAATAAAAATAAAATACATTTCATATAAATCATATTATGTATACTAGTTGAGGTGAAAATAATTTACTTGAAATTATTTAAAAGATATCCTAGGATAAAATAAAAGAACATAGACTTTTATAAATAAAATCTACGTTCTTTAAATTATACGTTCAGTTAACAAATAAATTTTTTAATTCTATAATAACTAGCTTCATCACCTATGGCTATAAAGATATCATCTTCTTCAAATACAGCATAAGGTCCTGGAGAAAGTATTAAATTACCTCGCCTTCTTATACCTATTATAGTGGCAAATGTATTTTGCCAAAATTTACATTCAGATATAGTTTTTCCAATAATATTAAATCCCTTATATATTTTAAATTCAAAAGGTATAAAAGAATTAGTGCTGGTAAATCTATTAGAATAATCTATAAGTTCATTAAGTACTCCTTCAATTTTTTTCTCTAATATATTTTTTTCATCCAATAATTCAAGCATTTCCTTTTTCAAGAAATTCATAGAATCTATATCTTTAAATTTGCCTATAAATTTTAAGCAGTTATCTACAGATCTAACAATGATTCCACTGCCTTTTGTTACTTCCACAATATCCATATCATTTAAAAGAATCATTGCTCTTCTAATAGTTTCAGGAGAGACATTATAGTGGCTTGCAAGAGAGGATCTGCCATAGAGTTTATCACCTATAGAAAAATCCCCAGCTACTATTCTATTCGCTATATCTATTGCTATTTTTTGATACACAGGTTTCATAACATATTGTGATGACATTTTAGATTTACTTTAAGATCGTTCAATCCTAAAGCAATTCCCCCTTTCAAATACATTCTTTAAGCCATTAATTAGTATAGATTATTCTTAACTGTATGTAAATAATAATTTAACTAATTTATAAATAAAAATTATTGCTGCACAATATTCATAATAAAAATAAGTACAAATAAAAAAAATAAAATATAATTAGTTATTAATGACAACAAACAACTTTTATTGTATAATAAAGTTGTTGATATCATTAAATACTAATTTATATAAAGTATGGATAGTATTTTCATATGAGGCTATAAATTAAACTTTATAAGAATAAAAAGGAGGTAACCAACATGATTAAAGTAGGATTAATAGGTTTAGGTAAAACAGGACACCACATAGCCCGAGGAATTTCAGAACAAAACAATATGAAAATCGTAGCAGCAATATGCAGCCCTAAAAGTACAAAGAAAGGTATGGACTTAGGAGAATTACTTGGAACTCATAAAACAGAAATAAAAATAAGCACTTCTGACGAGCTTCAATCTATTATTTTTAAAACTAAGCCAGATGTAATTGTAGACTTTTCAAAGCCTTCATCTACTATGGAAAATGCTTTGACAATATCCAAGATGAAAGTAAACTTAGTAATAGGTACTACAGGCTTTACTAAAGATGATATCAGTAAGCTCCAAGACATGGCTTATAGATTTAATAACGGCATAGTGTACGCTCCAAATATTACTTTAGGAGTCAATGTAGTAATGCTTTTAAGCAATATTGCCGCAAGCATATTAAATGAATATGATTTTCAAATTACAGAGATTCACCACAAAAATAAAAAAGATGCGCCCTCTGGCACTGCTTTAAAACTATCTTCCGAAATAGAAAATGGGCTTGAATCTGCCGGAGTATACGACAAAGACATACCTATCAATGTTGTACGTGCTGGTGGTGTAGTAGGAAAACATCATGTTCTTATAGTAGGAGAGAATGATAAAATAGAGATAAGCCATGAATCCTTTTCAAGAAAAGCTTTTGCTGCAGGAGCCATTAGTGCAGTAAATTATATCTATAAAAAATCTGGATATTATGAAATGAAAAATGTACTGGATCTTAAAAGAATACTTTATAAATATATTGATACTATGGATAGTGCTTTATGTTAGCATAAAATTAGTTTTTTATAACTTTCAAACATTTTACCTATTAACAATTTCACATAACAATATAAATTCATTCCTTAAATTATAGTTTCACCATAAAAAATTAAAATTTAAAGGCTTATCATTATTATGATAAACCTTTAAATTTACAGAAAATTCTTAATTATATAATCTCTCATGCAAAACATATTGGTAATTTAATCATTTGAACTACTTATACCAAAAGGATTTTCAATAAGTTTTATCCATATATGATTGTTCCTGTTAAATAAATCGTCCAACGGACTTCCTCTTTGTATAATAAATTTTTGCTCACCTGTAACTTGCCCATCGTACATGGAAACCACACTCATACCGTTGAGATAAATATTACGTGGATTACCACAAGTTAACAGCTTGAATTGTTTGTTGTACAATATCCATCCCGCAAGTACTTTTCATTTTGGAATTAGAGTCTATATTTATTATCCAATCATTTGCCCTTATATACATATATTGTTGGCGTTCTCTATATGTATTTTCAATAGAATTTGAAAAATCTATCAAATCATCTATTACTATTATCAAGTCCATTTTTGTATAGGGTTCTCTATTGGTAACACAATTCTTTGCAATATCAAGAACTTTAGACATATCCTTGTTAAAAGGGGTGAGTCTCATCACTGTAATCTTTCGGTTAACTATTCTATCTTTTATCGAATTAACCTGTGTATAAGGTGGAATTTCCTCAACAATTTCATTATAATCATAATATGACATAGCTGCATGGCTTACAGGGGATTTAGTAATTAAAGCTATTAATCTCGATTCCCAGTCTGCGGTAGGTGAAAACAATAATATATCCCCCTGTTTTAAATCTCTTATTTCTATTGTTTTAACATCACTCATTTACTCTCCTCCAATCTTATATTTATTCTCAGGAATTTCAAAAGATATGCTTGTCCCATATGATAATTTACTTACAATTTTTAATTTTGACTGATAGCATTTCATTAATCTAAAGTTTACATTTTTAAGCCCTACTCCTGATATGGAACTTTTATTATGAAGCAATTGGGAAAGCACATCTTTCCCTATACCTTTTCCATTATCTGAAACAATTATTTCTAAATTATTATTCTTTTTTAAAACAATAATATTTATTGTTATTCCGCCGGATTTTAAACCATGTTTAATTGAATTTTCTACAATAGGCTGTATTAACAATTGAGGAATTGGAGTCAACATATATTCTTCTTTTATATCTATAATTAAATGAATTGAATCATTAAATCTTGCATTTTCAATTTTTACATAGGACTTTATCAAATCAATTTCCTCTCTTAACGAATAAAAGATATTCTTACGATAATCAAATTTATGTTTTACTCTGAGAAAATCACAAAAATTCAAGATTAGTTCTTTTGATTTAGGTACAGACTGATCCATAAGACAATATATATTATTTAAAGTATTGAAAAAGAAATGTGGTGCTATCTGTGCCTGTAAAAAGGCAATTTCTATATCTTTTGCTTTATTTGAACTTTCAAACGCATCCATTACATCCACAGACAATACATATATTTCACATAGTAAAAAAAACAAGAGTCCTAATATATAATTGCCTGAAGAAAAATAGATATTTACATAATTATTGACATATAAAATATCAATAATTGTAGTAAAAATCATAACAATAATTCCTGTTAATAAGAGCCATGCAAATTTACGTTTTTTAAGAATTGCCTTTACCAATGTTATTATTACTACCAGGCAATTGAACATCAGTATAGACATATAAATCATATCACTATAGCCAAATATCTTGATTGGTGTGAAAATTATCAAGCTTAAATAAACAAAATTTATTTGACTCATTAGGGTAGGTGTTTAAATTATTTTTTAATTTCAATACTATATATTGAATTATGATAATTTGCAGATATATTTTTTATTGTAAGATTATATTTCAAAGTTATTTTTTTATAATAATGTTTTTCTGGTCCTTTTGCTGTAACATTCAGATTATTACCATCAATTTCTAAATTTATACTTTCTTTTTCTATACCAGGTAATTCCATTACAATTATGATTTTATCTCCTTCATCAAATATACGGGTTATAGGGTCAACTATTTCTTTATTGTTTTTAATATCATTCACCAGAGATCTTCTATGTGATTTATGTTTATCGTTTTCAATTATATCCAAAATTATATTCATAAATCTGTCTATATTTCTACGTAAAGATTTTGAGTTATTATATTCTTTCTTTTTCATAATTAATTCTCCTCAATAATTATAATTTTTTTAATATATAAGATGAACTTATATACTATAATTATTGTATTCACTAATAGACTTTATAATCACTTAATATCATAAGCTGAACCGATAAGATCGATTCAGCTTGACTTTTTATTCTAATAAACTTTGTCAATATTTAATAATTCATCACTAATTTTTTCAGAATCCTGCCATTATAAATTTTAAACTCCCATAACTTAATATCTGTTAATCATTCTTTAAAAGTCTATTGCATCTTTAATACATAATATTAATAAATATTTATATCTGTTACAAATCTTTAGTTTTTTATATTAAATTATTCTGAATCCAATAACCATTTGATAAACAGTTAATTTATGGTATAATGTGCCTGTAAGCTTTCCTAAAAATATGTAAAATATCAAGTGATTCTTAGAATAGAATATCAAAAAGTGATTGGGGGAAAATATTTGAATAGTTCACATGATGTTTATATTAATAGATTAAAAATCTACACAGATTTAATTAAAAAACAGAACAACTCAATAAAAACTATAGAATATCTAAGGCTTCTTACTCTAATAGTAGGTATTAGTATTACAATTTATACTTTCAATGTTAATAAACATTTTGTAAGTATAGGAATTTTTATTTTCTCACTAGCTATTTTTATTTACTTAGTTAACCAGCATAACAAAGAAATAAAAAAGAGAAAATATTCCATGGCCTTAAAGGATATAAATGAATCTGCCCTGAAGAGACTAAATGGTCAATGGAAAAATTTCGAAGATGATGGAAGTGAATTTAAGCATAAAGAACATCCTTATTCAGAGGATCTGGATATATTTGGTGAGAACTCCCTATTTCAGTGGATTAATACTTGCAAAACATTTATGGGGAGAGAAGCACTAAAAAACCGACTTTTAAATCCCCTTAAAACATCTTGTGACATAAATATGACTCAAGAATCATTACAGGAGTTAGCTGTGGATTTAAAATGGCGTCAGCTATTTGAAGCTGAAGCAATGGTTATTCCTTCAGAACCCATTAGCCCTAAAGAATTATATAAATGGGGAAAAGATAGAAATGAGTTATATATAAAATCCTGGTTTGCTTTTACAATTAAATTACTGCCTTTTTTAACATTAATGTTAATGATTTTATCTTATGGTACTTCCTTGATAAGTTTTAAGTTGCCCTACATTATGCTTATCATTCAAATATCACTTTTATTTATAGATGTAAAAAAAAGAAATACTACCTTTAAAAGTCTTTATAAATACAAAAATAGTATAACTATATATTCAAAAATGTTAACTTTAATTGAGGAAAAAGATTTTAAAAGCAGTTACTTGAAACAATTAAAAAATAATCTATTTACTTCTAAAAATATATCTGCAGTAAAATCCATAAAAAAA
This window encodes:
- a CDS encoding Hsp20/alpha crystallin family protein is translated as MKKKEYNNSKSLRRNIDRFMNIILDIIENDKHKSHRRSLVNDIKNNKEIVDPITRIFDEGDKIIIVMELPGIEKESINLEIDGNNLNVTAKGPEKHYYKKITLKYNLTIKNISANYHNSIYSIEIKK
- a CDS encoding TrkA C-terminal domain-containing protein, with the protein product MSSQYVMKPVYQKIAIDIANRIVAGDFSIGDKLYGRSSLASHYNVSPETIRRAMILLNDMDIVEVTKGSGIIVRSVDNCLKFIGKFKDIDSMNFLKKEMLELLDEKNILEKKIEGVLNELIDYSNRFTSTNSFIPFEFKIYKGFNIIGKTISECKFWQNTFATIIGIRRRGNLILSPGPYAVFEEDDIFIAIGDEASYYRIKKFIC
- the dapB gene encoding 4-hydroxy-tetrahydrodipicolinate reductase, which translates into the protein MIKVGLIGLGKTGHHIARGISEQNNMKIVAAICSPKSTKKGMDLGELLGTHKTEIKISTSDELQSIIFKTKPDVIVDFSKPSSTMENALTISKMKVNLVIGTTGFTKDDISKLQDMAYRFNNGIVYAPNITLGVNVVMLLSNIAASILNEYDFQITEIHHKNKKDAPSGTALKLSSEIENGLESAGVYDKDIPINVVRAGGVVGKHHVLIVGENDKIEISHESFSRKAFAAGAISAVNYIYKKSGYYEMKNVLDLKRILYKYIDTMDSALC
- a CDS encoding MutS family DNA mismatch repair protein — encoded protein: MNSSHDVYINRLKIYTDLIKKQNNSIKTIEYLRLLTLIVGISITIYTFNVNKHFVSIGIFIFSLAIFIYLVNQHNKEIKKRKYSMALKDINESALKRLNGQWKNFEDDGSEFKHKEHPYSEDLDIFGENSLFQWINTCKTFMGREALKNRLLNPLKTSCDINMTQESLQELAVDLKWRQLFEAEAMVIPSEPISPKELYKWGKDRNELYIKSWFAFTIKLLPFLTLMLMILSYGTSLISFKLPYIMLIIQISLLFIDVKKRNTTFKSLYKYKNSITIYSKMLTLIEEKDFKSSYLKQLKNNLFTSKNISAVKSIKKLSAVYNKVSDRKNMLSIILNILFLWDYQCIVEFEKWRVKSGNNLEKWFNTIGQFEALNSISNIIYDNPNWDMPLISDKTYVLKATELGHPLLGDTRVCNNITINNKKNILLITGSNMSGKSTFLRTVGLNLVLSYIGAPVCAKKFQCSFMEIFTCMRIRDDLENNISSFYAEILRIKMIVKNVKKTTKVFFLLDELFKGTNSIDRHLGAKALIKQLGEQGASGLISTHDLELCSLEKEYPRIKNYHFQEYYLNNKLKFDYKIREGISTTRNAKYLIKLAGIDFE
- a CDS encoding sensor histidine kinase, with the translated sequence MSQINFVYLSLIIFTPIKIFGYSDMIYMSILMFNCLVVIITLVKAILKKRKFAWLLLTGIIVMIFTTIIDILYVNNYVNIYFSSGNYILGLLFFLLCEIYVLSVDVMDAFESSNKAKDIEIAFLQAQIAPHFFFNTLNNIYCLMDQSVPKSKELILNFCDFLRVKHKFDYRKNIFYSLREEIDLIKSYVKIENARFNDSIHLIIDIKEEYMLTPIPQLLIQPIVENSIKHGLKSGGITINIIVLKKNNNLEIIVSDNGKGIGKDVLSQLLHNKSSISGVGLKNVNFRLMKCYQSKLKIVSKLSYGTSISFEIPENKYKIGGE